DNA sequence from the Clostridiales bacterium genome:
GTGCGGGAGGCGACCGACGCACTCTCGTAGAGGACCGCGAGATCGAGCCCTGCGGTCGGGAGCGCCACGCGCGCCGGGAGCCGCTCGGCCGCGGGTGCGAGGAACACCGCGCGGCGCTCGGCAACGTGTGCAAGCGCGGCCTCGGCCCACGCGCGGCGGGACGCGACGGCGTGCTCGGCCACCCCGCGCGGCGCGCGCGCAGGCACGCACACGACGAGCCCGTCGCGCGCGCTCACGGTCAGCCGCACCCGGCGTGCGCGCCACGAGAGGCGCACGGTGTAGGGAGGCAGTGCGGCGGCGAGCCCGCACCCGGCGGGCGCAGGCACCGGCGTGCCGGGCAGCGGCTGCATGTCCCTCCTCATCGGCCGACCTCGATCCTCACCAAGGTGTGTACCCGAGGCGTGCGCGCGAAGTCAGGAGGGATGGACTCGGCGGTGATGTCGCGCCAGGTGAGCGCGGCGGGGTCGCCGCTGGCCGAAGTGAGCGCGGCGGCCGCGAGGGAGTCGGCGTCGAAGGCGAAGCGCTTGCGATTCGTCGAGAAGAGCAGCGTGCCGCCGGGCGCCATGAGCGGCACGATGCGGCCGATGAGGTCCGCGTGGTCGCGCTGCACGTCGAAGGTTCCGTCCATGCGCTTGGAGTTCGAGAAGGTGGGCGGGTCGCAGAAGACGAGGTCGAAGGGGCCGGCCGAGCGCGCCGCGGGGCTGTCGAGCCACGCGAGCACGTCCGCGCGCACGCGGGTGTGCCGACGCCCTTCGAACGCATTTCGCGCCATGTTGCGGGCCGCCCAGTCAAGGTAGTTCTGCGACATGTCGATCGTAGTCGTCGACGCGGCGCCACCGGAAGCTGCGTAGACGGTGGCGGTGCCGGTGTAGGCGAACAGGTTGAGGAAGCGGGTGCCTGAGGCGGCGTCGCGCACCATCCCGCGCGTGATGCGGTGATCGAGGAACAGGCCGGTGTCGAGGTAGTCCGAGAGGTTGACCTCGAAGAGCAGGCCGCCCTCGGCCACGGTGAGCGTGCGACGCTCGGCGGCCTGACGCTCGTACTGTGCGGTGCCGCGCTGGCGCGTACGGACTTTCAGGTAGACGTCGGCGGGATCGATGCCGAGGGTGTCGGCGACGGTGGCGTGCGCCTCGGTGAGGCGGCGGCGTGCGAGCTCGGGTGCGACCGTGTCCGGCGGCGCGTACTCGGCGATGTGCGCGAGCGTGCGGCCCTCGTCGGGGCCGGCGCCGTGGTAGACGTCGACGGCGAGCGCATACTCGGCAAGGTCAGCGTCGTAGATGCGGTAGCAGGTGATGTCGGCGCGGCGCGCCCACTTGCCGAGGTGGCGCACGTTCTTGCGCAGGCGGTTGGCGAGTTGGCGGACGCCCTCGGATTCGGGCGTGGCGGGCGGGTGACCGGGGGCCGAGGGGGTGGCGGGGGTGCCAGACGTAGCGGATGTGCGATCCGAGAGTGTCCCAACCCGTCCGGCGCGCCCAACGGCGACGGTGACCGGGATGCGTCCGTTGAACGTCGCGTGCTCGGCGGCGATGTCGAGTCCCATGAGCGGCAGCACGTCGACCGCGGCCGTCACGACGCACACGTCCCACTCCGCAAACGCCTCGCGCAACCGCGCCCCCACGCCCGAGTAGAGCGCTCGCAACTCGCCGATCTCCTCGGCCCCGAGCCGCTCGCCATAGGGCGGGTTGAACGCGACGAGGCCGGGTGAGGAAGCGGGCGGCCGGGCCCGCAGCGCGTCACGCTTCTCAAAGCGCACCACGCGCGCGAGTCCCGCGCGACCCGCCGAGGCGGTCGCGAGCGCAAGGGCCCGGCCGTCGGTGTCGCTACCGAGGAACCGGGGGACGGCAGCGCCGGTGCCGAGCGCCGCCGCGATCCCGGCCTCCGCTCGCTCGCGGGCCTCGGCGACCAGCCGCTCCCAGAGCGCGTCGTCGCGCCCGAGCCACCCGTGCACGCCGAGGTAGGCGCGCCCGAGCCCCGGCGCAATGTCGCACGCCACGCACGCGGCCTCGATCACGAGCGTGCCCGCACCGCACATCGGGTCGCAAAACGCGCCGCCCTCCTCGGCCCTGCGCGGCCAGCCCGCGAGCGCGAGCACACCGGCCGCGAGGTTTTCTTTGAGCGGCGCGACCACCTGTTCGCCGGGAGCGCGGTAGCCGCGTCGGTGGAGCCCGTCGCCAGCCAGGTCGATACTCACGGTGGCGCGCTTGCCGCGCAGCGCGACGTTGACGCGCACGTCGGGGCGCTCGGTGTCCACGCTCGGTCGCCTCCCGAACCGGTCGCGCAGCCGATCGACGATCGCATCCTTGACCTTGAGCGCGGCGTAGCCGGTGTGCGAGATCGGCGAGCGCGAGGCGACCACGTCGACCGCGAGCGTGCCGTCGACCGGCACGTGTTCCTCCCACGCCAGTTCGCGCACCGCGGCGTAGAGGGTGTCGGGATCGGGCGCATCCACCTCGGCGATGCGCAACAGCACGCGCGAGGCGACTCGGCTCCACATGAGCACACGCGCCGCACCCTCAAGGTCCGCGAGAAACGAGACTCCCGCCCGCCGCTCACGCACGCGGCCGGCCCTAAGAGCGCGGAGCTCCTCGGCGAGAGGTGCCTCGAGCCCGAGCGGTACGGGCGCGAACAGGGTGTGTACTGTCGCCATCGACGCCCTACCAGCCGCGGAGCGCCGCGGCCACCTGCACGCGGACGGAATCGGGGACCGCCGCGACGCCTCCGTACACACGCACCCGCCCGATTGCGGCACGGTGCGTCGAGATCTCGGCGCGGACCGCCTCCGGCAGGCGCGAGGGCGGCGTCAGGTAGAGCACCGATGCGGGGGCCGACAGACCTTGCGCCGCACCTCCAGCAAGCGCGTCGGCGAAATCGACCCCTGTCGCAAGACCAGCGTTGGCGCGCGTGAGTCCAGCTGAGACACCATGTCCGGCGACAGCAAGCGCGGTAGAGTAGCGATCCGCCCCCGCGAGGCGCCGCACTTCGGCGACGTGAGTCGCAAGCTCTGAGGCGATCGCCGGGTAAACCGCCGACTCCCCGCCAACAATGAACGCGCGAGTGGCGCTGATATCTGCGAGGGCGGCTGCCGTGGCCGTCGGCACGCCCGAGGGGTGCACCAGCAATACGGGTCGGGCGAGAAACGCCGAGACCGGAGCGGCGGCGAGCGCGTCGGGGAAGTCAGTTCCTGTCGCCACGTAGACGACAGGCACGTATCCGGGGCTGGCCGCCCTCGCCTCGGCCACGGTCACCCGCGCTACGGCGGCGGAAGTCTCGTAGCGGTCTGTGCCAGCAACGCGATCCACGCGCCTGACGCCGAGAGCGCCGATCGCCTCCGCGACGTCCTCGGCCACCGCGCCCTCGCCCCCGATCACGATCGCGCGCGCAGGTGCGAGCCGCACGATCTCGGCGCGAACACTCGCGGGCAGCGCCGAGCGGCGCGTCAGCAGGACGGGGCCTTTGACCGCACCGGCGAGTCCGGCCCCGGAAAGCGCGTCGGGCCACGACTCTCCCGTCGCGATCACGATGGTTTCCACCGCCGCCGGGTCAGGGAACGCCCGCCTCGACGCCGCCACGGCGGTCTCGTAGCGGCACGCCCCGGCAACCGGGTCGATAAACGCTCCGAGATCTTCCTCGATGCCGTTGAACCGGTAGGGCGCGAAGCCGACGCCGGACGCCGCCCAGTACGGATACGGCGTCTCCCTCATGCGCGTGCCGCCCGCCGAGTTGCTCGCCTCAAACGCCCAGTAGTGCGTCCGCGCGGCGTTCGACCAGCCACCGAAGATGACGGCGTGCCCCCAAACCGTCGCCGTTTTGGGCCTGATGATCGCGTCTCCCGGCCGCAGGTCCTCACGCGTTATGGGCGTGCACACCCCCGGGAGCGTGTCGGTCGCGAGCGACCTCGCGGCACCGCTCGGCCAGGTGAGCCTCCACGCCATCGAAACGAAACCTGAGCAGTCCTGGCGGTACCCCTCGAAAAACGACGTCTGGCTGTACGGCACCGCGAGGTCGACCCAGCGCTGAGCTCGCGCCATGACCTCCGGACAGGAGATCGCAGAGGCATCGGCGACCGCGGCGAAAAAGAACGCCGCGGCGAAAACGCAGACCACCACGCTCGATTTCGACGCGCGACCGGCGCGGCAAAGTGCGCTGTAGTATTGACTACTCATGTCTCATCTATCGGCACGCGGCGAACCGGCCACTCAGCGCGCGAACCCTTCGACCACGTACGTGCCTGAGCGCTGGTCCTTGCGCAGCGTGACAAATCCGAGCTTCTGCGCGTCTTCAAGCAGCTGCGTGAACGATTTGTAGCCATACGACGACTCGGTGAACTGCGGCTGCTTGCGCTTGATGGTGTCTTTGAGCATCGACGAGTGGATCGGGTCGACGTTCTCGCGCTGCAGCGCCTCTATCGACTCGAACAACAGCTTGTACGCCGGACGCTTTGCTTTGGGGACCTCTTGCCCCAACGCGGGTGTCGACGTGGCCCGCCCCAGGTCCTCGTAGTAGATGAACTCGTCGCAGTTCGCCGCAAGCAGGTCACTCGTGGACTCTTTCATCCCAAGTCCGATGACGGTCTTGCCATTCTCTTTCAACTTGCCCACAAGCGGCGTGAAATCGCTGTCACCCGACACGATGCAAAACGTGTCGATGTGCTCTTTTGTGTATGAGAGCTCCATCGCGTCGACGACAAGCCGGATGTCCGCCGAGTTCTTGCCGGTCATCCCGCGTTGCGGGATCTCCGTGAGCTCGATGCCGAGCTCGTGCAGCGGCGTGACATACTCCGGAAAGCGCGCCCAATCCGCGTACGCTCGCTTCGCGACAATCTTGCCCTTCTCGACGAGCCGCTCGAGCACGAGCTTCATGTCGAACGCCGCCTTCTGGGCGGCTCGAGAACGTGGGCGCCGCGAGGACTGCTCGGCCCCGACGGCTAGGTTCTCGAAGTCGATGAACACTGCAAGCGCGTGTGCTTCGTCCGGCATGGATACCTCGTCCCCTCGTGCCGAAGGCTCCCGGCGTGGTGGCGGTCTACCAGCATCCATGGTATCACCCCGGCCCGTTGTGGAATGCTATATCGAGTACCA
Encoded proteins:
- a CDS encoding NYN domain-containing protein, which encodes MPDEAHALAVFIDFENLAVGAEQSSRRPRSRAAQKAAFDMKLVLERLVEKGKIVAKRAYADWARFPEYVTPLHELGIELTEIPQRGMTGKNSADIRLVVDAMELSYTKEHIDTFCIVSGDSDFTPLVGKLKENGKTVIGLGMKESTSDLLAANCDEFIYYEDLGRATSTPALGQEVPKAKRPAYKLLFESIEALQRENVDPIHSSMLKDTIKRKQPQFTESSYGYKSFTQLLEDAQKLGFVTLRKDQRSGTYVVEGFAR
- the rlmKL gene encoding bifunctional 23S rRNA (guanine(2069)-N(7))-methyltransferase RlmK/23S rRNA (guanine(2445)-N(2))-methyltransferase RlmL, whose protein sequence is MATVHTLFAPVPLGLEAPLAEELRALRAGRVRERRAGVSFLADLEGAARVLMWSRVASRVLLRIAEVDAPDPDTLYAAVRELAWEEHVPVDGTLAVDVVASRSPISHTGYAALKVKDAIVDRLRDRFGRRPSVDTERPDVRVNVALRGKRATVSIDLAGDGLHRRGYRAPGEQVVAPLKENLAAGVLALAGWPRRAEEGGAFCDPMCGAGTLVIEAACVACDIAPGLGRAYLGVHGWLGRDDALWERLVAEARERAEAGIAAALGTGAAVPRFLGSDTDGRALALATASAGRAGLARVVRFEKRDALRARPPASSPGLVAFNPPYGERLGAEEIGELRALYSGVGARLREAFAEWDVCVVTAAVDVLPLMGLDIAAEHATFNGRIPVTVAVGRAGRVGTLSDRTSATSGTPATPSAPGHPPATPESEGVRQLANRLRKNVRHLGKWARRADITCYRIYDADLAEYALAVDVYHGAGPDEGRTLAHIAEYAPPDTVAPELARRRLTEAHATVADTLGIDPADVYLKVRTRQRGTAQYERQAAERRTLTVAEGGLLFEVNLSDYLDTGLFLDHRITRGMVRDAASGTRFLNLFAYTGTATVYAASGGAASTTTIDMSQNYLDWAARNMARNAFEGRRHTRVRADVLAWLDSPAARSAGPFDLVFCDPPTFSNSKRMDGTFDVQRDHADLIGRIVPLMAPGGTLLFSTNRKRFAFDADSLAAAALTSASGDPAALTWRDITAESIPPDFARTPRVHTLVRIEVGR
- a CDS encoding cell wall-binding repeat-containing protein: MSSQYYSALCRAGRASKSSVVVCVFAAAFFFAAVADASAISCPEVMARAQRWVDLAVPYSQTSFFEGYRQDCSGFVSMAWRLTWPSGAARSLATDTLPGVCTPITREDLRPGDAIIRPKTATVWGHAVIFGGWSNAARTHYWAFEASNSAGGTRMRETPYPYWAASGVGFAPYRFNGIEEDLGAFIDPVAGACRYETAVAASRRAFPDPAAVETIVIATGESWPDALSGAGLAGAVKGPVLLTRRSALPASVRAEIVRLAPARAIVIGGEGAVAEDVAEAIGALGVRRVDRVAGTDRYETSAAVARVTVAEARAASPGYVPVVYVATGTDFPDALAAAPVSAFLARPVLLVHPSGVPTATAAALADISATRAFIVGGESAVYPAIASELATHVAEVRRLAGADRYSTALAVAGHGVSAGLTRANAGLATGVDFADALAGGAAQGLSAPASVLYLTPPSRLPEAVRAEISTHRAAIGRVRVYGGVAAVPDSVRVQVAAALRGW